gggaagaaaatggtgaatatgagggagtatataatagtggtatctcattagtTGTTCATTTTTTTCTCGTCAATGCATTTTGCTTTGAGAAATAAAAAGTTGAAACTGAAAAATAATTAAGAGAATTGAGTAGCATGTTGAAATGTATTTTTGAAAAAGAATATTTTTTTATACCGCAaagctaatgattccaatttaaAACTTCTCAAATTTTTGTCTCGAAAGTAAATAAAATGGtttataattttttattataCCTAATATGAGTCAAATTAttccaaaaaaatataatttgatgaaaatattaattttaatgaaaagataataatttaatgaaataaatttttATAATTATTAGCTTTCTTACTTAGTTAATGTATACATAATTGATATTAGTTACCTTATTTAGAAAGATGCTTTTTAGAGGGAAAATTTGTGAGGATgcatattcatttagtaaataggggatagTTATCACTTATCAAGTATCATCAAACCGGGTTTTAGTCTGTATTTGTTTAACTCGGTTTTAGTTCACTAAAATTTGCATTCTATTCTTATTTCGCTCCGTTTAAATTATGTCCAGATTTGACTGGTATACTGTATATGTCTATATACCACCCAAATACGGAATCGATCAAGCAATAACGTATAAATAAAGCATCTATCTATAATTAAGAAGAATCACCCAGATTAAgaaacgtaatttattttcgcagtacacattttactcattataGTACTTTTTGTACTATATTTTTCATTTGTCTACCCTTGCCTAAAACCATCAAAACCTAATTCTCTCTGCCTCTCTCTATCGTCAACTCTATACCTCCATCAAAACTGTACAAAATTCTTCACTTATGAACGATAATTCGAGTATAGAGCGagtatttaattcattaattcatTGTTATTACTAATTAAATTGTTATAAATGTTGTAGcttttttaattagggtttgggttaATTGGTGCGGCCGTGTGGGATGGAACCATGGAGGTATTGGTTTACTGGGATGTCGCCGGCGATAGGGGAGTGCGCCGACAATGATAAGGATGTCAGGTGGTCACCGACGGTCGTTCGACGGAGGCAGGTGCGTGAGGGAGGGGCCGGAATTGTGCGTGAGGCTGTGATAAGGTAGGACTGGTGGAAGGCGGGCTGTGTGTGCATCGGTGACCGATGCTGGTGGCCGGcgatggtggtggtgttggtggcaATGTGTATTACGTCGTGGTGGTGTATTACTCTCAGTAACAGGAAGATGTAAagtagaagaacatgctcttggTGGTGGCAATGTGTACTACGTGCCTGCTTGTTtgtagattttttttttatttttttttattttaatgtgGTACATAGAACATTTATTTGGCAAATTTATTTATACTTTattgtaaaaataatttaaaaaataatGTAATTGTAAACTTAACTTATAACGAAATATATTTATCAACGCGATACATAATTACATGTGTTTATTAAAATAATTTATCAATGTAGTACGGGAGAATGAATGTGTGAAATTAGAGAGATAGATTAGagagaaattagagagagaaaatggGAGGAGGAAATGAGAAGGACATAATTGTCAACAATGTACTGcgtgagtaaaatgtgtactgcggaAATCAACACCCTTAAGAAactcaaaattaaataaaaagacgAATTAAATTGCCATATTTCCGTTGAATCGTTGATACGTTTGTGTTTTAGCTTATTGGGCAGATAAGCCATGCATAATTAACAACCAGTCAACCCATTATCCCTTTTATCAACCAACTCCTCCGCCTAAATTACCATCTAACTGGTAGCTCCGTCACGTGCTACAAGATTACAAGTTTCCCTTACACTCTCCTTTGTAGTACGGAGTATAAcacaacaattggtctcccttgtgacgggttgtcatttgtggcggatattttgtgagataaaatggtaacaaaatgggttagtggagaaaggggaccacatgaatagtgttgcagagagagaaaaagtggatactttgtgaggtaaaatggtatccgtcacttaagagtgacggatatgtgccgtcacaaacaagaatttgtgataacACAAAATTTTATTTAGAATTGATATATCgtcttattaaaataaaatactcCTCGATctggttatttgttgtcctttagttttggtataaagaccaaggaaaggggaggagaccaattactaaatgacaagtggaacaaattgagtgtaaatgatcaaattgttcattaagtttattcttaaaatagaaaggacaacaattaactgagatacccaaaaatgaaaaaggacaacaaatgatcgggacaacAATTTATTTTTGTCCAATTTGGACGTTATAATTAAGACGGAATTAACAATTAGTCGTAAACTTAATCTCTGCCTCAACTTTATATTAGACGATCCTTCTATCTACCTGCTAAAGAAAAATTCGAAAGTTAATTTCCCCAACCCCATGGGCCATGTCATCCATACAAAAAAATAATAATCTAAAACTCATAAAATGAATGTTGGTGCGTTTATATAAGTGCATCATTTAAGGCTCCAAATATTTTCATAGACTTATTTTTCcgggtcataaaataaaatattaatttagGATCAAAATAATCAAATTAAGTCGCATAATTAATTTCCCTTTTACAACATGGTTTCTTCAACGAATATCGAATCACAAGATAAAATACATGACGTTAAGGGCGTACAAGGTGAGACCGTTTGCGTTACTGGTGCATCTGGTTTCATTGGTTCATGGCTTATCATGAGACTCCTCGAACGTGGCTACACTGTCCGCGCCACGGTTCGAGACCCCGGTGAGTTAttccttctctttatcttgaatttttttccaaaatggggGTTAATAACAAACAATTTAACGAAATGGGGCAACTttgaaactaattaccaaaaatgggtccaTGTAGGCTCGGTTTTGGCGATGCTAGGGTTGGGATTAAGGTCGCTCAGCGGGAGAGCGACTTGAGGCCAAACCGCTGTGCGGCTGAGCGACTtagcagaaaaaaaaaaaaaaaattacagaaGGAGAAGTTGATAGGAATCGAACCCGCAATCTGAATTTAGATACTTCACACCCCTAACCAAAATGCCCAGCATAATGTATTGATTCATTATGGTAATTAAAATACATATTTAATGCTTACTCATTATGGTAATTAAAATACATATTTAATGCTAAGAGTATTTAATAGCTGTTTGGGATTTGAataattattactaattataaagTTTAAGCACTGAACTTTAACATGTTAATTTGAATGTACTAGTGGTTAGCTTCTACAAGATAAGTGTTTGTTTTGTTGAAGAATATGGGTTCGATTCCGCTTaacagcttttttttttttttttttttttttttttttccacagACCCAAGTCGCTATGGGGGAGGGCGATTTGAGCTGAAATCGCTCACTCCCTAAGCGACTTGCCTTGAAATAGCATACTAAGGTTTGGGTGGAATTTAAGTGACACTTTGGGTAAGGTCGTTGAGCGGGAGAGCGACTTGAATCCGAGCCTAGCTTcggtgatgacgtggacccattttgggtaaataCTTTCAAACTCAACTCATTTCGTTaatttgtttgtgtttgaccccatttttgaaaaaaattccTTTATCTTAGTATAATAGcacagtcatttgtttacctaaaATTCATACGATTTTTTATTATGCGATTTTGTAGATAACATGAAAAAAGTGCAACATTTGTTGAATTTACCCCAAGCGAAAACCCATTTAAGCCTATGGAAAGCGGACCTTAATGAAGAAGGAAGTTTCAATGAAGCGGTCGATGGGTGCACCGGAGTGTTTCATGTTGCCACTCCTATGGACTTCGAGTCCAAGGATCCTGAGGTAAGCAGCACAAAACTAATTAACagaaataattataatagttgagCCTCAACTATAAttttaaggtgatggttgaggctcaactattataattattcatattactaatatttcttcCGTTTCAAAATAATCtttttatttttgaaagtaaGAACATTACTTTAAGAATTTATTTGATTGTTGTGGTAATAGAATGAGATGATAAAGCCGACGATAAATGGGATGTTGGACATAATGAAATCATGTGTGAAAGCCAAAATTAGAAGGTTGGTGTTCACATCATCTGCCGGAACTGTGAATGTTGAAGAAACGCAAAAACCGGTGTACGATGAAAATTGTTGGAGTGATATCGAGTTTTGTCGCTCTGTTAAGATGACCGGATGGGTAACACACTTTCTAACTCACTCAACATTTATATGAATTGATGTCATTTTTAAGATTTGCATATTTGAACTACATGATTGTGAAATTTCAGATGTATTTCGTGTCGAAATCACTAGCAGAGCAAGCAGCATGGAAGTATGCAGCTGAGAACAATCTTGACTTCATCAGTATTATTCCACCTCTGGTTGTGGGACCCTTTATCATGCCAACTATGCCTCCTAGTCTCATTACTGCACTCTCTCCTATAACAAGTACTAGAACTAATCGACTATCTCGTACTGAATTCTAGTATCACCCTCTAATATGTCCTAAACAATGGACGTAGAAGAAATGCATGTGAAAGGGTGGTACTGAAACTCAGTACTAACGCTGTATCATTTTAATTTCAACATAATCTATTTTTGTATTATAAAAAGACAGAGGATTGTCTCATTTTTCAGGGACGGAATCTCACTATACAATTATAAAGCAAGGACAATTTGTGCATTTAGATGATCTTTGTATGGCTCACATCTTCTTGTATGAGAATCCTAAGGCGCAGGGTCGCTATATCGCCTCTGCTTGTGATGCCACCATTTTCGACATTGGAAAGATGCTAAGGGAAGAATACCCCGAGTACAATGTGCCCACAAAGTATTTATTTAGAAATACAATGCTTTCATTTAAATTTCTGATGTCTAATAATTATGACTAAAGAAGCTTTATTTTCATGTGATAGATTCAAGGATTTTAAAGATGATATGGAGCTAGTACATTTCTCGTCGAAGAAGCTGACGGACTTGGGTTTCGAGTTCAAGTACGGGTTGAAGGACATGTACAAAGAAGCTGTTGAAACATGCAGAGCAAAGGGGCTTCTCCCTCGTTCATTTGAGAGCCATGAGAATGAAACTGCTTAATTAGAAGAGTTGTGTGTTTGTGTGATGTGGGGTTGAATTTTCAGTATTAATAAAGGCTGATTTGGTTGTTTATGGTCACATAGCATAATATGGCTATTAGAGTGTAATGTGGAGAGTATGCCTTTGTCTTATTGTGTGGACATTATGAGTTTGAAATGTGAGATTATTAAGAATGTTAAGAGTTAACTAATGTGAGATTATTATGATATAATTTGATCCGCTAATTTTGCGTAAGACCGTTATCTGTTTTCTATGTAATTGATACGAATATGGCCACCATTTCATCTTAGACTATGTGCAatgtattttgtttattgtttttgaTGCTGGACTATGTTCGATGTCTTTCCTTCAAACCTTTGTATTGACTACAAGTAGTAAGTATTAGATTCAATGTTAGTGGTTACTTcttttagggggtgtttggttggagcttttggaatggattggaatggattcaagccattccaatgtttggttggagcattttggaatggagttagatacctgatggattctaactccattccaaccccttggaatcccatacccatctTTCTCCCCAAGGTTCCAACTCCATTCCATCCAACACATTATTATTCTCATTCCCGGATTGAACCAAACAACTTTAAACaagtatggggttctaactccatacctcattggagttagaatccattccattccatacctaatgtttgaaccaaacgcccccttagtataaatagaggctttTGGCCAACATTTGTAAGATAGATATGGAAGAGAGTATTGAGATGGAAAAAAAAAGATCGATGTGTTCGATAAAAAAAATGTTGGAGTTTGACGCGATCAAGCTTTAGCCCGAGtaatattcaataggtcttgagtattCTCACCATTACTCGTGTTATAGGTCTAGCACCGAGTAAATATCTCATTGACTTGAATTCTACCCATGAATTCAAGGCAAATAtcccttttgttttatttttctgtTATTTCGCTTCCGCATTTCGCATCAGTAATTCCCAGGTATGATTTTGTTGTTAATACTGCTAAAAAGCGTGGAGCTCGGAAGAAAAAGGCCAAGGCTAAGGTTCAAGACACCAATATAGCTAATAATTCTGTTATTGTCTTCTATGTCAAGAACTAAGTCATAAAAGACCTGGTTATCTTAAGTTAAAAACTAAGTCTAATGCGGTTGTAGTTCGAAGTAAGAATGTGGAGTACGATTTTGAGGCAGACTATGCACTTGCGGTTGATTTTGCTCATCCTATTAATCGTTGGATTTTAGATTATTCAAGATTTTCTTATCATATGTGTCCACGCAAGCATTGGTTTAGTACTTATGAGTCCTTTAATGGCGGTCACATTGTTGTTGGTAACATTGCTACTTGTAAGGTAGTGGGTATTGGATCGATCAAGTTGAAGATTATTCAGGGCAAGAATTGTACTTTGACTAATGTGAGGCATGTTCCAGTTTTGGGGGAAAATCTTATATCACTTGATTC
This sequence is a window from Silene latifolia isolate original U9 population chromosome 8, ASM4854445v1, whole genome shotgun sequence. Protein-coding genes within it:
- the LOC141596488 gene encoding dihydroflavonol 4-reductase encodes the protein MVSSTNIESQDKIHDVKGVQGETVCVTGASGFIGSWLIMRLLERGYTVRATVRDPDNMKKVQHLLNLPQAKTHLSLWKADLNEEGSFNEAVDGCTGVFHVATPMDFESKDPENEMIKPTINGMLDIMKSCVKAKIRRLVFTSSAGTVNVEETQKPVYDENCWSDIEFCRSVKMTGWMYFVSKSLAEQAAWKYAAENNLDFISIIPPLVVGPFIMPTMPPSLITALSPITRTESHYTIIKQGQFVHLDDLCMAHIFLYENPKAQGRYIASACDATIFDIGKMLREEYPEYNVPTKFKDFKDDMELVHFSSKKLTDLGFEFKYGLKDMYKEAVETCRAKGLLPRSFESHENETA